Proteins found in one Geomonas subterranea genomic segment:
- a CDS encoding GNAT family N-acetyltransferase, producing MSEHTIVRCSFERHADAILEIFNEAILHSTALYDYNARTRQSMVDWFEAKRTGGFPVIGIEDGDGVLLAFGSYGTFRVFPAFKYTVEHSVYVHKDHRGRGLGRTVMKELIAAARENDVHAMIGGIDATNAKSIALHEQLGFKHVGTLPQVGFKFGRWLDLTFYQLLLETPAHPSDG from the coding sequence ATGAGCGAACACACTATTGTGCGCTGCAGCTTCGAGCGACATGCGGACGCGATACTGGAAATCTTCAACGAGGCGATCCTGCACTCTACCGCACTCTATGACTACAACGCCCGGACACGGCAATCCATGGTCGACTGGTTCGAGGCCAAACGCACTGGCGGCTTCCCGGTAATCGGAATCGAGGACGGCGATGGGGTGTTGCTGGCATTCGGAAGCTACGGCACCTTCCGCGTATTTCCTGCCTTCAAGTACACGGTGGAACACTCTGTATATGTGCATAAGGATCATCGAGGCCGAGGGCTTGGCCGGACGGTGATGAAAGAGCTGATAGCGGCGGCTCGGGAGAATGATGTGCATGCGATGATAGGCGGGATCGATGCGACCAACGCCAAAAGCATCGCGTTGCACGAGCAACTCGGCTTCAAGCATGTCGGCACCCTGCCCCAGGTTGGATTCAAATTCGGCCGCTGGCTCGACCTGACTTTCTACCAGCTGTTGCTGGAGACGCCGGCCCATCCCAGTGACGGATGA
- a CDS encoding efflux transporter outer membrane subunit encodes MLGLILLFLSSGCSGLTRSVQTAPAVDIPVAWEAKSGTSGSAVASGDRWWQGFNDPLLSALVEQALKENNDLAAAAIRVRRAKLQSELTATNRTPGVSVGGNTTINRERHGASGTSHAATATLSYELDLWGKLESARDAANFEAQATEYDRHSVALALIGTTAQSYWQTGYLQQLKDLTDKSIAYTGKSLALAEAKYGAGAVSAIDVTQARQALASQRADRTEIVRQLCEARNALAILFNRAPQSGTTMPTALPDIVPPPVEAGLPAEILGRRPDLRAAGERLKGYLAEVDYTKASYYPAFTLTGSLGGSSTSLIEVLSNPVAALGVGVTLPFVQQRTMRLDVKISETQYEEAVVNFRQALYTALGEVENALSAGEQYEAQQKELEKALANAKDSERLLEARYRTGLVSVQLWLDAQETRRGVEKQLLQNRLNRYKSRMTLSLALGGR; translated from the coding sequence GTGCTCGGGCTTATCCTGCTGTTTCTGAGCAGCGGATGCAGCGGGCTTACCCGAAGCGTTCAAACCGCGCCGGCAGTAGATATCCCCGTCGCCTGGGAGGCGAAGTCTGGCACCAGTGGCTCCGCGGTCGCCTCCGGCGACAGGTGGTGGCAGGGCTTCAACGATCCGTTATTATCCGCACTCGTGGAGCAGGCGCTTAAAGAGAACAACGATCTTGCAGCGGCCGCGATCCGCGTGCGCCGGGCGAAACTGCAGTCCGAGCTGACCGCGACCAATCGGACCCCGGGCGTCTCGGTAGGGGGCAACACAACTATCAACCGCGAACGGCACGGCGCGAGTGGCACGAGCCATGCGGCGACCGCCACCCTGAGCTACGAGTTGGATCTCTGGGGTAAGCTGGAGAGCGCACGGGACGCGGCGAACTTCGAGGCGCAGGCGACCGAGTACGACCGGCATAGCGTAGCGCTGGCTCTCATCGGAACGACGGCGCAAAGCTATTGGCAGACAGGCTACCTGCAGCAGTTGAAAGACCTTACCGACAAGAGCATCGCCTACACCGGGAAGAGCCTCGCGCTCGCCGAGGCTAAGTACGGCGCCGGAGCGGTCTCGGCCATCGACGTCACGCAGGCTCGGCAGGCTCTGGCCAGCCAGCGCGCCGACCGGACCGAAATCGTCCGGCAGCTTTGCGAGGCGCGCAACGCGCTCGCGATCCTTTTCAATCGGGCACCCCAATCGGGGACGACCATGCCGACGGCGCTTCCTGATATCGTTCCGCCACCGGTCGAGGCGGGGCTTCCAGCCGAAATTCTCGGCAGGCGCCCTGACCTTCGCGCCGCCGGGGAGCGCCTAAAGGGGTACCTCGCCGAGGTGGACTATACCAAGGCGAGCTACTACCCTGCCTTCACCCTGACCGGGAGCCTGGGGGGGAGCAGCACCTCGCTGATTGAGGTTCTAAGCAACCCGGTGGCCGCCTTGGGGGTGGGGGTGACCCTTCCCTTCGTGCAGCAGAGAACGATGCGACTGGACGTGAAGATATCAGAGACGCAGTACGAAGAGGCTGTTGTGAACTTCCGGCAGGCTCTCTATACCGCGCTCGGAGAAGTGGAAAACGCCTTGTCGGCGGGCGAGCAATATGAGGCGCAGCAAAAGGAACTGGAAAAGGCACTGGCCAATGCGAAGGATAGCGAGCGGCTCCTGGAGGCACGCTACCGTACCGGTCTGGTCAGTGTGCAGTTGTGGCTCGACGCCCAGGAGACCAGGCGTGGCGTGGAGAAGCAGCTCCTGCAGAACCGGCTGAACCGCTACAAGAGCAGGATGACCCTTAGCCTCGCCCTCGGCGGCAGGTAG
- the chrA gene encoding chromate efflux transporter, which yields MPVSLWELVLYFLRLGSSGFGGPIALAGYMQRDLMPRKWITEDEYREGLAFSQMMPGPLAAQLAMWIGFLRHGVVGASLVGIVFILPTFLIVVVISYLYVAYHGLSVVQALFYGIGPAIIAIVALSAFRLARTTVGSDRRLWAIFGVVALATVAARTEIALLFVAAGLVGVLLYAPAGSWTKPWSTVSSLFSVPAALGIPVSIPVLLELGTFFTKAGAFTFGSGLAIVPFLHEGVVLHYHWLNEREFLDAVAVGIITPGPVVITAAFVGYLVAGFWGALVAAAGVFLPVYCFVLFVGRYIIRYREKPAVKGFVKGATSAASGAIAGAAVILGEGSIIDPATAIIGLASVLVLWRFKIPEPLLIAIAAVAGVMLYKC from the coding sequence ATGCCGGTCAGCCTCTGGGAGTTGGTCCTGTATTTCCTGCGCCTGGGTTCCAGCGGTTTCGGCGGCCCCATCGCCCTTGCCGGTTACATGCAGCGTGATCTGATGCCGCGTAAATGGATTACGGAGGACGAATACCGGGAGGGGCTCGCCTTCTCCCAGATGATGCCGGGCCCACTTGCCGCCCAACTTGCGATGTGGATTGGATTCCTGCGTCACGGCGTAGTCGGCGCTTCGCTGGTGGGCATCGTCTTCATACTACCGACCTTCTTGATCGTGGTCGTCATTTCTTATCTTTACGTAGCCTACCACGGGCTTTCCGTGGTTCAGGCCCTCTTCTACGGCATTGGCCCAGCGATAATCGCCATCGTGGCCCTTTCCGCTTTTCGCTTGGCCAGGACCACGGTCGGTTCCGACCGGCGCCTGTGGGCGATATTCGGTGTCGTGGCGCTGGCCACCGTGGCAGCCCGTACCGAAATCGCGCTGTTGTTCGTCGCCGCGGGCCTCGTCGGCGTGCTCCTGTACGCCCCTGCGGGGAGTTGGACAAAACCCTGGTCCACGGTTTCCAGTCTTTTCAGCGTTCCGGCGGCCTTAGGCATACCCGTTAGCATTCCGGTTCTGCTGGAACTCGGCACTTTCTTCACCAAGGCCGGCGCGTTCACCTTCGGCAGCGGATTGGCCATCGTTCCCTTCCTCCACGAGGGAGTGGTCCTCCACTACCACTGGCTGAACGAGCGCGAGTTCCTGGACGCAGTTGCCGTGGGGATCATCACTCCGGGCCCGGTGGTGATCACTGCAGCCTTCGTCGGTTATCTGGTCGCCGGATTCTGGGGAGCGCTCGTGGCTGCAGCCGGGGTGTTCCTGCCGGTCTATTGTTTCGTCCTATTTGTCGGCCGCTATATCATCCGCTATAGGGAAAAGCCCGCCGTGAAGGGATTCGTAAAGGGGGCAACTTCGGCCGCGTCCGGGGCAATAGCGGGGGCGGCGGTCATCCTTGGGGAAGGCTCCATTATTGACCCCGCGACCGCCATCATAGGCCTCGCAAGCGTGCTGGTCCTCTGGCGCTTCAAGATACCCGAGCCGCTTCTAATCGCTATCGCAGCCGTGGCAGGTGTCATGCTGTACAAGTGCTGA
- a CDS encoding (R)-mandelonitrile lyase has translation MNKKLAIILSVILSAFLTIPGASEVQAMTDRGLSAKEDKIVTIAAFTANGNQQKLKTALNEGLDAGLTINEIKEVLVQMYAYAGFPRSLNGINTFMAVLEERERKGIKDVPGKEPGPMPAGKSSVELGTEIQTRLIGAPATGKYITFAPAIDAFLKGHLFGDIFGRDNLDFQSREIATISALACIDGVNPQLQSHFNVGLNVGLTELQLRNVINILEITVGRKEAANANKVLSDVLGLRQTEHRISVTRSGSLASSQGAADYFTGSVKIQMLFNAHDPSRTTGGAVTFQPGARTAWHSHPYGQTLIVTAGAGRIQQWGDPIVEFKQGDVAWIPPGVKHWHGAAPNSAMTHVAIQESLDGKTADWKEQVSEEQYLMDPASK, from the coding sequence ATGAACAAGAAATTAGCAATAATCCTGTCGGTCATTCTCAGCGCATTCCTGACTATTCCGGGCGCTTCGGAGGTTCAGGCCATGACAGACCGAGGTTTGAGTGCCAAAGAGGATAAGATTGTCACCATTGCTGCTTTCACTGCCAATGGCAATCAACAGAAACTGAAAACGGCCTTGAATGAAGGTCTGGATGCCGGTTTGACCATCAACGAGATTAAGGAAGTACTCGTGCAGATGTACGCCTACGCTGGTTTTCCCCGCAGCCTGAACGGCATCAATACCTTCATGGCCGTTCTGGAAGAACGGGAACGGAAAGGGATCAAGGACGTTCCCGGCAAAGAACCTGGCCCTATGCCTGCCGGCAAGAGCAGCGTCGAACTCGGAACGGAGATCCAGACTCGCCTGATAGGTGCACCTGCCACAGGGAAATATATTACTTTCGCCCCGGCCATTGACGCTTTCTTGAAGGGACACCTTTTCGGGGACATCTTCGGACGTGACAACCTGGATTTCCAGAGCCGGGAAATAGCGACAATTTCGGCCCTGGCTTGCATCGACGGGGTGAATCCTCAGTTGCAGTCTCACTTTAACGTCGGGCTGAATGTCGGACTGACCGAATTGCAGTTGCGTAATGTGATAAATATTCTGGAGATCACAGTTGGCAGGAAGGAAGCCGCAAATGCCAATAAAGTATTAAGTGACGTGTTGGGCCTCAGGCAGACCGAGCATAGGATCAGTGTTACTCGAAGCGGTTCACTGGCTTCAAGCCAGGGGGCAGCTGATTATTTCACCGGTTCCGTAAAAATCCAAATGCTGTTCAACGCGCACGATCCATCACGCACTACCGGGGGAGCCGTCACGTTCCAACCTGGTGCTCGAACCGCATGGCATTCACATCCGTACGGTCAGACTCTGATCGTGACCGCAGGCGCTGGCCGGATACAGCAGTGGGGTGACCCCATTGTGGAGTTCAAGCAAGGAGATGTGGCATGGATTCCGCCTGGCGTAAAGCACTGGCACGGAGCCGCGCCAAATTCTGCTATGACCCACGTCGCCATTCAGGAGAGCCTGGACGGCAAGACCGCGGACTGGAAAGAACAGGTCAGCGAGGAACAATACCTCATGGACCCGGCGTCCAAGTAG
- a CDS encoding transposase encodes MPRIARGLSDGFLFHVLNRGNARQEVFHKNGDYYSFLMLIEEAVGEFDIGVLAYCLMPNHFHFLINPGKAQTLGKFMQWLLTSHVRRYHQHYGTCGHVWQGRYKSFIVQEDDHLLTVMRYIEGNPVRANLVKSSKNWKWSSHVERLGRQPRNIIDDAPIALPADWTSYVDDPMTANEVERLRRSVNRHTPFGADAWVETVCGELGLESTLHPRGRPKKEK; translated from the coding sequence ATGCCGAGAATAGCACGAGGGCTCAGTGACGGGTTCCTTTTCCATGTACTGAATAGAGGGAATGCTCGACAGGAAGTCTTCCATAAAAATGGCGATTACTATTCCTTTCTGATGTTGATCGAAGAGGCCGTGGGTGAATTCGACATTGGGGTACTTGCCTACTGTCTGATGCCAAACCACTTTCATTTTCTTATAAATCCAGGGAAGGCGCAGACGCTTGGTAAGTTCATGCAATGGCTGCTGACTTCGCATGTGAGACGGTATCACCAGCACTACGGGACCTGCGGGCATGTGTGGCAAGGAAGGTATAAGAGTTTCATTGTTCAGGAAGATGACCACCTGCTTACCGTGATGCGGTATATCGAGGGTAACCCGGTTCGGGCAAATCTTGTGAAAAGCAGCAAAAACTGGAAGTGGTCCTCGCACGTGGAGCGACTTGGTCGTCAGCCCAGGAATATCATTGATGATGCACCTATCGCCCTTCCCGCTGATTGGACTAGCTACGTAGACGATCCTATGACGGCAAATGAAGTTGAACGTCTTCGGAGGAGCGTCAACAGGCACACACCGTTTGGAGCCGACGCGTGGGTAGAAACTGTTTGCGGAGAACTCGGGCTCGAATCAACACTCCATCCACGGGGGCGCCCTAAAAAGGAAAAGTAG
- a CDS encoding response regulator, whose protein sequence is MHVLVIEDEIKVAQALRIGLEAEQYEVTVAYSGEDGFFQLNAEVFDLVPLDLMLPGRDGIEILTTLRTRGFETPVLILTAKDSVRRGDRLHRGSC, encoded by the coding sequence ATGCACGTTTTGGTGATCGAAGACGAAATAAAGGTGGCTCAAGCCCTAAGAATAGGGCTGGAAGCGGAGCAGTACGAGGTAACGGTGGCCTACAGCGGGGAGGACGGGTTCTTCCAGTTGAACGCGGAAGTATTCGACCTAGTCCCTCTCGACCTGATGCTTCCTGGACGCGACGGGATCGAGATCCTGACAACGCTCAGGACGCGCGGATTCGAGACGCCTGTCCTGATCCTGACCGCGAAGGATTCGGTGCGCCGAGGTGATCGACTGCATCGAGGTTCTTGCTGA
- a CDS encoding iron-containing alcohol dehydrogenase yields MNNFIFSIPTIAYFGKGQIEILGETIKTHGGSKVLLAYGGGSIKQNGIYGAILDQLHKAGLAYVELSGIQPNPRIESVEEGIATYRENGCDFILAVGGGSTLDACKAIAAGVKYEGQVHDLFVDESGISSKITAVAPLATILTMAGTGSELDMGGVITVGEDHKKKVVLHPLLNPKFSILDPEYTYTVPEYHSMAGVADILCHLMEQYFTPEGAAKVQDRMNEGVMKAVLEEAPKILADPKDYDARANIMWASSMALAGFQFVLGKPGFPFPLHGMGHELSSKYDMTHGVTLALLTPSWMRHTMSTAPEHLPVFARFARNVMDVREDDDAKAAEEGVKKLETFYSAIKMPANLREAGVKEEDLAVMAEKAVENGNLGILTSLGKDEVLQIMRMAF; encoded by the coding sequence GTGAATAATTTTATCTTCAGCATTCCCACCATCGCATATTTCGGCAAGGGGCAAATCGAGATACTCGGCGAGACCATCAAGACACATGGCGGCTCCAAGGTGCTCTTGGCATATGGCGGCGGCAGCATAAAGCAAAACGGTATCTACGGAGCGATCCTCGATCAGCTCCACAAAGCCGGCTTGGCCTATGTTGAGTTGAGCGGGATACAGCCGAATCCGAGGATTGAAAGCGTAGAGGAAGGGATTGCCACCTACCGCGAAAACGGCTGCGATTTCATTCTCGCCGTGGGCGGCGGTTCGACCCTGGACGCCTGCAAGGCCATTGCCGCCGGTGTGAAATACGAAGGCCAGGTGCACGATCTGTTTGTCGATGAATCCGGTATCTCGTCCAAGATCACCGCGGTAGCTCCGCTTGCGACCATCCTGACCATGGCGGGAACGGGCTCTGAACTGGATATGGGGGGTGTCATCACCGTCGGCGAAGATCACAAGAAAAAGGTGGTCCTGCATCCGCTGCTCAACCCCAAATTCTCCATCCTGGACCCTGAGTACACCTACACGGTGCCGGAATATCATTCCATGGCGGGGGTCGCGGACATCCTGTGCCATCTGATGGAGCAATACTTTACTCCCGAGGGGGCGGCGAAGGTCCAGGACCGCATGAACGAGGGGGTCATGAAGGCTGTTCTGGAGGAGGCCCCGAAGATTCTCGCGGACCCGAAGGATTACGACGCCCGCGCCAACATCATGTGGGCCAGTTCCATGGCTTTGGCGGGATTCCAGTTCGTGCTGGGAAAGCCGGGATTCCCTTTCCCGCTGCACGGCATGGGGCACGAACTTTCCAGCAAGTACGACATGACGCACGGGGTTACCCTGGCGCTGCTGACGCCTTCCTGGATGCGCCACACCATGAGCACTGCCCCTGAGCACCTGCCGGTCTTCGCGCGATTCGCCCGCAATGTCATGGATGTCCGAGAGGACGATGATGCCAAAGCGGCAGAGGAAGGGGTTAAGAAGCTGGAAACATTTTATTCGGCCATCAAAATGCCGGCGAACCTGCGCGAGGCAGGCGTCAAGGAAGAAGACCTGGCAGTCATGGCAGAGAAAGCCGTTGAAAACGGGAACCTCGGCATCCTGACCTCTCTCGGCAAGGACGAGGTGTTGCAAATCATGCGCATGGCATTTTAG
- a CDS encoding multidrug effflux MFS transporter translates to MKALAINGGTSPCGGTEIDTDGDVLALTDPRPGWYVLGVLSLLMGFASVSTDLYLPAMPVMSRSLHARTGMIEWTISGYLIGFSSGQLVWGVISDRYGRRLAVGSGLILFVVGSAGCALSNDVATMIGWRIVQALGACASVALSRAMVRDLYEGTRAAQMLSTLITVMAIMPLVGPLLGGQIVAVSGWRAIFWFLVAVGLVTLGALYTIPETLPMAKRNSEPFSRALFRYVELLKNRRLLGYLGAGGFLYAGMFAYVAGTPFAYISYYHFPARLYGLLFGLGIIGIMLANILNRWLVGRFGHDRILLSGTIAALGTSVWAGFAAHSGLGGLWGLVVPLFLFASTTGFIVANSITGALADFPHRAGAVSALTGAVQYGSGIFGSGLVGLWADGTPWPLGLVVALSGIGCLLSMLLLIPSRDELQT, encoded by the coding sequence ATGAAAGCTCTTGCAATAAATGGCGGTACGAGTCCGTGCGGCGGAACGGAAATCGATACAGATGGGGATGTTTTGGCTCTAACAGATCCCAGGCCCGGCTGGTATGTGCTCGGTGTACTGAGCCTGTTGATGGGGTTCGCCTCGGTTTCGACCGATCTTTACCTGCCGGCCATGCCGGTGATGAGTCGTTCCTTGCACGCGCGCACCGGCATGATCGAGTGGACCATCTCCGGCTATTTGATAGGGTTCAGCTCGGGGCAGTTGGTCTGGGGGGTGATCAGTGACCGCTACGGGCGTCGATTGGCGGTCGGCAGCGGGCTGATCCTGTTTGTGGTCGGTTCGGCTGGCTGCGCACTGTCAAACGACGTGGCGACGATGATCGGGTGGAGGATCGTGCAGGCGCTTGGCGCATGCGCAAGCGTCGCCTTGTCACGTGCCATGGTGCGAGACCTCTACGAGGGGACCCGCGCCGCCCAGATGCTTTCCACCCTGATAACGGTGATGGCCATCATGCCCTTGGTCGGTCCGCTCCTCGGCGGGCAGATTGTCGCTGTATCAGGTTGGCGGGCGATCTTCTGGTTCCTGGTCGCCGTCGGACTTGTGACCCTGGGAGCGCTCTACACCATACCGGAAACGCTGCCCATGGCAAAGCGCAACAGCGAACCGTTCAGCAGGGCCCTGTTTCGTTACGTCGAGTTGCTGAAGAATCGCCGGCTGTTGGGTTATCTTGGGGCAGGCGGCTTTCTTTATGCCGGCATGTTTGCCTATGTTGCCGGAACCCCCTTTGCCTATATCAGCTATTACCATTTCCCGGCCCGACTCTACGGCTTGCTGTTCGGCCTTGGCATCATCGGCATCATGCTTGCCAATATACTGAACCGTTGGCTGGTCGGCCGTTTCGGCCACGACCGGATTCTTTTGTCAGGAACTATCGCGGCCTTGGGGACCAGCGTTTGGGCTGGATTTGCCGCGCACAGCGGCCTGGGGGGGCTTTGGGGACTGGTTGTGCCTCTGTTTCTCTTTGCTTCGACCACCGGTTTCATCGTCGCCAACTCGATTACCGGTGCCTTGGCCGATTTCCCGCACCGTGCCGGTGCCGTTTCTGCGTTGACCGGTGCCGTTCAGTACGGCAGCGGCATCTTCGGTTCGGGGCTGGTGGGGCTGTGGGCCGACGGTACTCCCTGGCCTCTGGGGCTGGTCGTCGCCCTAAGCGGCATCGGCTGCCTACTGTCGATGTTGTTGCTGATCCCTTCTAGGGACGAATTGCAGACATGA
- a CDS encoding M6 family metalloprotease domain-containing protein, producing the protein MARLLSSSCAKSARSISLLLLTLLLFVVPATTWAAPFSKYFHFVQPDHEKVVLWGEGDDFHAIFETTDGYAVVFDPKQGAYFYATRSEDGKDLVSTGVPAHKKAPPNLERHIRVDPKAASAIAQSRRRQWEAETGLSARWALLKSQNLHPPASVNATGAQTSPPATSTTGTKIGLTLLIDFPDVPATVGATEIDGFLNGTSYVGFGNNGSVRQYFGDVSGGRLDYSNVITMYVRMTQPKTYYDNTSRDCGAQGRLLINDALTILKARSDYASVILPTFNTLSTDGSGNVLAFNVYFAGADSGVWSYGLWPHSWVLATSVPLGDGKSVYRYQVTNVGQALELGTFCHENGHMLCGFPDLYDYGYDSVGGAGDFSLMGYGGSGNNPVQVDAYLKTAAGWATITNLDSSSALVGTLLSAPTSGSDNFYRYSRPGVATEYFLLENRQKVGRDAGLPAAGVAAWHVDELGERDNQSLTPNQSHHNYELTLVQADNQWHFERYVNYGDAFDLFYLGNGAASYTNILDDFSAPNTSWWDGSASGMKLSDFGASATAMTFNIGVVSAPDFSITAVPNSLTASQGGNATANITILAKGGFSSDVALSVSALPEGVTALLDKVTITAGAGTAELSLTVGNTAPLGTYTLKVTGASGTLTHDATISFTVTPSPTYAVGGTVRYGSERGAPIAGAEVAIGEKVTTTDRKGKFLITGVPAGTSPLTISKTGFYAYADSSFYVSSDQRSLTFYLTPIPTYSISGTVRAGSTTGPVLAGATVSIAGKSSITGKKGTFAISGIEAGTYTLTVSKSGYSSYTDAITVVNSSRSGLNYFLIPEPQPTD; encoded by the coding sequence ATGGCTAGGTTACTTAGTTCTTCGTGTGCTAAAAGCGCGAGAAGTATTTCACTGTTGCTTTTGACGCTACTTCTCTTTGTTGTACCTGCTACCACATGGGCGGCTCCTTTCTCTAAATATTTCCACTTCGTCCAGCCTGATCATGAAAAAGTCGTACTTTGGGGAGAAGGTGATGATTTTCATGCGATATTCGAAACCACCGACGGCTATGCAGTGGTTTTCGACCCCAAACAAGGCGCGTACTTTTATGCCACCCGCTCCGAGGACGGCAAAGATCTCGTTTCCACGGGGGTACCCGCACACAAGAAGGCTCCACCCAACCTGGAACGTCACATCCGTGTAGACCCAAAAGCTGCTTCCGCGATCGCGCAAAGCCGGCGCAGGCAGTGGGAAGCAGAGACCGGCCTGTCTGCCCGCTGGGCTTTGCTGAAGTCGCAGAATTTACATCCACCCGCTTCCGTCAATGCAACTGGAGCCCAGACATCGCCACCGGCCACCAGCACCACTGGTACTAAAATCGGGTTGACTCTGCTGATAGATTTTCCGGATGTGCCAGCTACCGTAGGCGCGACGGAAATAGATGGTTTTCTCAACGGCACCTCATATGTCGGGTTTGGCAACAACGGCTCGGTGCGGCAGTATTTCGGGGATGTTTCAGGGGGGCGTCTTGACTACTCTAACGTGATAACCATGTACGTTCGGATGACCCAGCCCAAAACATACTACGACAATACATCACGTGATTGCGGAGCTCAGGGACGGCTCCTGATAAACGACGCCTTGACCATTTTGAAGGCACGGAGCGATTACGCCAGTGTGATACTTCCGACATTCAATACGCTATCCACCGATGGCTCAGGCAATGTTCTGGCATTTAATGTGTATTTTGCCGGTGCAGACAGTGGCGTGTGGAGTTATGGGCTTTGGCCCCACTCGTGGGTGCTTGCGACCTCAGTTCCGTTGGGGGACGGGAAATCGGTCTACCGTTATCAGGTGACCAATGTGGGCCAAGCTTTGGAACTTGGCACGTTCTGTCACGAAAACGGTCATATGCTCTGCGGATTTCCCGACCTTTACGACTACGGCTATGATTCCGTTGGTGGCGCTGGCGACTTCAGCTTGATGGGTTACGGCGGGAGCGGGAACAACCCCGTCCAAGTCGATGCTTACCTGAAGACGGCAGCGGGGTGGGCTACGATTACCAATCTGGATAGTTCTTCAGCCCTGGTAGGGACGCTTTTGTCTGCCCCGACCAGTGGCAGCGATAATTTCTACCGCTATAGCCGGCCGGGGGTGGCGACCGAGTATTTCCTGCTTGAAAACCGGCAAAAGGTGGGACGGGACGCGGGACTTCCCGCAGCAGGTGTCGCCGCGTGGCATGTGGATGAACTGGGAGAGCGTGACAATCAGAGCCTTACGCCAAACCAGTCCCACCATAATTATGAACTCACCTTGGTTCAAGCGGATAACCAGTGGCATTTTGAAAGATATGTAAACTACGGTGACGCTTTCGATTTATTTTACCTCGGCAACGGCGCTGCCTCTTACACGAACATTCTGGATGATTTCAGCGCACCTAATACGAGCTGGTGGGACGGTTCAGCATCGGGAATGAAACTGAGCGATTTTGGTGCATCGGCAACTGCCATGACCTTCAACATCGGTGTTGTCAGCGCCCCGGATTTCTCCATAACCGCTGTGCCAAATTCACTGACCGCGTCTCAAGGGGGGAATGCGACCGCAAACATTACTATACTGGCAAAGGGCGGGTTTAGTTCGGACGTTGCCCTCTCCGTTTCGGCCCTACCGGAAGGGGTGACGGCTCTGCTCGATAAAGTGACTATTACAGCCGGGGCTGGAACAGCTGAACTTTCACTCACCGTCGGGAATACAGCACCGCTCGGCACTTACACGCTGAAGGTAACGGGAGCCAGTGGCACGTTGACTCATGATGCAACCATTTCGTTCACCGTTACCCCATCTCCCACGTATGCAGTAGGTGGAACAGTGAGGTATGGAAGTGAAAGAGGTGCGCCGATTGCTGGAGCTGAAGTTGCCATCGGGGAGAAGGTTACGACCACGGACAGAAAGGGTAAATTTTTGATCACAGGCGTTCCGGCCGGCACATCCCCCCTTACGATCAGCAAGACCGGATTTTATGCCTATGCCGATAGCTCGTTTTATGTCAGTTCCGATCAACGAAGCCTGACCTTCTACCTCACACCGATCCCTACATACTCAATTAGCGGGACTGTCAGGGCAGGGAGCACGACCGGTCCTGTACTGGCGGGAGCGACTGTATCCATCGCCGGCAAGTCGAGCATTACTGGAAAGAAAGGGACCTTCGCGATATCCGGCATCGAGGCGGGAACCTACACCCTTACAGTCAGCAAGAGTGGCTACAGCTCATATACTGATGCTATCACCGTAGTGAATAGTAGCCGGAGCGGACTGAACTATTTCCTGATCCCTGAACCACAACCGACAGACTGA
- a CDS encoding sensor histidine kinase, protein MKYAPQRGQIRVVVRKRGQDGAVIEVIDDGPGIAKEHQAKVFDRFYRVDKGRSRDMGGTGLGLAIARWAVEFNGGRLELESEDGKGCTFRIVIPAVTT, encoded by the coding sequence GTGAAATATGCTCCACAACGTGGCCAGATCAGGGTGGTGGTCAGAAAAAGGGGGCAGGACGGGGCCGTAATCGAGGTAATAGATGACGGGCCGGGCATCGCAAAGGAGCACCAAGCGAAGGTCTTTGACCGCTTCTACCGCGTCGACAAGGGACGCTCCCGGGATATGGGTGGAACGGGGCTGGGACTGGCTATTGCCCGCTGGGCGGTGGAGTTTAACGGCGGACGGCTTGAACTGGAGAGTGAAGATGGCAAAGGATGTACCTTTAGGATCGTTATCCCGGCAGTCACAACTTGA